In one Pseudarthrobacter sp. NBSH8 genomic region, the following are encoded:
- a CDS encoding sugar ABC transporter substrate-binding protein, producing MKKSLGAVAAAAAIAISLSACGGGSTTAGDAKGEIDYWLWDSNQLPAYEQCAEDFTKANPDIKVKITQRGWGDYWTTLTNGFVAGNAPDVFTNHLSKYPEHADKKQLLALDDAVKNDKIDVDIYNKGLADLWVGQDGKRYGLPKDWDTVGLFYNKAMTDAAGITAEQMATLNWNPTDGGSYEKAIAHLTVDKNGKRGDEAGFDKNQVAVYGLGLESSGSGQGQTQWSFLTATTGWTHTDKNPWGTKFNYDDPKFQETIAWWAGLADKGYMPKLETTVGASMQDNFGAGKAAINTSGDWTTGQYTSYKGVDTGIAPTPTGPDGKRASMFNGLADSIYAGTKNPAASVKWVEYLASTDCQDVVASKAVVFPAITSSSEKAAAAFKEKGIDVSAFTTHVKDGTTFLFPIADNAAKVDGIMNPAMDAVISGKAPASSLTQANEKVNALFK from the coding sequence ATGAAAAAATCCCTCGGCGCAGTCGCTGCCGCCGCAGCCATCGCCATCTCCCTCTCCGCCTGCGGCGGCGGATCCACCACCGCCGGTGACGCCAAAGGCGAAATCGACTATTGGCTGTGGGATTCCAATCAGCTGCCCGCCTACGAGCAGTGCGCGGAAGACTTCACCAAGGCCAACCCGGACATCAAGGTCAAGATCACCCAGCGCGGCTGGGGTGACTACTGGACCACCCTGACCAACGGATTCGTCGCCGGAAACGCCCCTGATGTCTTCACGAACCACCTCTCCAAGTACCCCGAGCACGCCGACAAGAAGCAGCTCCTCGCCCTCGACGACGCCGTCAAGAACGACAAGATCGACGTGGACATCTATAACAAGGGCCTCGCCGATCTGTGGGTGGGCCAGGACGGTAAGCGCTACGGCCTGCCCAAGGACTGGGACACCGTGGGCCTGTTCTACAACAAGGCCATGACCGACGCCGCCGGCATCACGGCCGAACAGATGGCCACCCTGAACTGGAACCCCACGGATGGTGGCAGCTACGAAAAGGCCATCGCCCACCTGACCGTTGACAAGAACGGTAAACGCGGAGACGAAGCCGGCTTCGACAAAAACCAAGTGGCCGTCTACGGCCTGGGTTTGGAGTCCTCGGGCTCGGGCCAGGGCCAGACACAGTGGAGCTTCCTGACGGCCACCACCGGCTGGACCCACACGGACAAAAACCCCTGGGGCACAAAGTTCAACTACGACGACCCCAAGTTCCAGGAAACCATCGCCTGGTGGGCCGGGCTGGCGGACAAGGGCTACATGCCCAAACTTGAAACAACGGTAGGCGCCAGCATGCAGGACAACTTTGGCGCAGGAAAGGCCGCCATCAACACGTCGGGCGACTGGACGACCGGCCAGTACACCAGCTACAAGGGAGTGGACACAGGCATCGCCCCCACCCCGACGGGACCGGACGGCAAACGCGCGTCCATGTTCAACGGCCTGGCCGACTCCATCTACGCCGGCACCAAGAACCCGGCCGCATCCGTCAAATGGGTCGAGTACCTCGCCTCGACTGACTGCCAGGACGTCGTGGCCTCCAAGGCCGTCGTCTTCCCCGCCATCACTTCCTCGTCCGAAAAGGCCGCCGCGGCCTTCAAGGAAAAGGGCATCGACGTCAGCGCCTTCACAACGCATGTCAAGGACGGCACGACGTTCCTGTTCCCGATCGCGGACAATGCTGCCAAAGTTGACGGCATCATGAACCCCGCCATGGACGCAGTGATCTCCGGCAAGGCCCCGGCCAGTTCCCTCACCCAGGCCAACGAAAAGGTCAACGCCCTCTTCAAGTAG
- a CDS encoding carbohydrate ABC transporter permease — MTTQTLTTRKALDWHRIGAWAVIALALALTIFPFLWMLRTALSSNHSLASNSANLLPADFSWGAFKRVFGMQTTEEAIAEGGSGAAIDFWLYLRNSILFSTVTTAGQVFFSALAAYAFARLRWPGRDVVFSVFLATMMIPGIFTALPNFLMIKNLGLLNTFAGLTLPFLFMSAFAIFFLRQFFLSMSREVEEAAMLDGAKSLRIFFQIVLPNAAAPMATLALLTFIGQWNEYFWPLLVGNDESIRVLTVGLSVFKSQSPQGAPDWSGLMAATIVAAVPILILFIAFGKKVVNSIGFSGIK; from the coding sequence ATGACCACTCAAACACTCACCACACGAAAAGCCCTCGACTGGCACCGCATCGGTGCGTGGGCCGTCATCGCCCTCGCACTGGCCCTCACCATTTTCCCGTTCCTCTGGATGCTCCGAACGGCCCTCTCCAGCAACCACTCGCTGGCCTCCAACTCGGCTAATCTCCTGCCGGCCGACTTCTCCTGGGGCGCCTTCAAGCGTGTCTTTGGAATGCAGACCACAGAAGAGGCCATCGCCGAAGGAGGTTCCGGGGCAGCGATCGACTTCTGGCTGTACCTGCGCAACTCGATACTTTTTTCCACAGTGACTACCGCAGGCCAGGTCTTTTTCAGCGCACTTGCCGCCTACGCCTTCGCCCGGCTCCGCTGGCCCGGGCGTGACGTGGTCTTCTCCGTGTTCCTGGCCACCATGATGATTCCGGGGATCTTCACCGCGCTGCCCAACTTCCTCATGATCAAGAACCTGGGTCTGCTGAACACGTTCGCCGGCTTGACACTGCCCTTCCTGTTCATGTCCGCGTTCGCCATCTTCTTCCTGCGGCAGTTCTTCCTGAGCATGTCCCGCGAAGTGGAAGAGGCAGCCATGCTCGACGGGGCCAAGAGCCTGCGTATCTTCTTCCAGATCGTCTTGCCCAACGCCGCCGCGCCCATGGCAACGCTCGCGCTGCTGACGTTCATCGGCCAGTGGAACGAATACTTCTGGCCCCTGCTGGTCGGCAACGACGAGAGCATCCGCGTCCTCACCGTGGGCCTTAGCGTCTTCAAGTCCCAGTCCCCCCAGGGCGCCCCGGACTGGTCCGGACTCATGGCCGCCACCATCGTTGCGGCAGTGCCCATCCTCATCCTGTTCATCGCGTTCGGCAAGAAGGTGGTCAACTCCATCGGATTCTCCGGCATCAAATAA